A single region of the Enterobacter cloacae complex sp. R_G8 genome encodes:
- the nirB gene encoding nitrite reductase large subunit NirB, with amino-acid sequence MRLVIIGNGMAATRLIASLTGRVPGRFAITVLGEEPEHAYNRIQLSPVLGGEKRPEQIRLQDDAWYRERGVTVLRGQKVLAVDVVKREIRTARTTLAWDELVFATGSIPFVPPIPGCDAPHVFTFRRLEDTRAIAQIPGPAVVLGGGVLGVETAAALAQTCDNVTLVHRGPWLMEQQLDRQAGLLLEAALAERGVRCELSSGIAAIAPDSVTLLNGRQVSAARVVLATGVQPNIALASASGIHCARGIVVNPQMQTSVPAISAIGECCEIDGQTFGLVAPCLAQADILAARLAGDAPAPFALTDGGMRLKVTGVELFSVGRVTAQPEDTVWDAWDPLTRHYRRLLIHRGALAGVLLMGDCRSAATFTDLLATAAPAHVDWLFDRFSTTQPQVAGQNAMTKPTLVVVGHGMVGHHFLEDCVNRNLHQQYQIVVFGEEPYAAYDRVHLSEYFGGRSAESLSLVEGDFFARHGIELRLSQQIVAIDRDTHVVRTASGHETHWDKLVLATGSYPFVPPVPGNTLPGCFVYRTLDDLDNIAAHAKGSRRGVVIGGGLLGLEAANALKQLGLETHVVEFAPNLMAVQLDNDGAAMLRKKIEALGVGVHTSKATTEIAATDDGLVLRFADGEQLDTDMVVFSAGIRPQDALARSSGLVTGERGGICIDTACQTSDKDIFAIGECALWEGKIFGLVAPGYQMARVVAATLAGEEKSFTGADMSTKLKLLGVDVASFGDAHGRTPGALSYQWTHGPQQIYKKIVVSHDNKTLLGGVLVGDASEYATLVQMMLNGINLPKEPETLILPAFSGSAPKALGVAALPESAQICSCHNVSKGDICQAVSAGATDIGAIKQCTKAATGCGGCSALVKQVMEFQLAEQGVEVKKDICEHFPYSRQEIYHLVRVNHIRTFDQLISRYGQGHGCEICKPLVGSVLASCWNEYLLKPAHLPLQDTNDRYFANIQKDGTYSIVPRMPAGEVTADGLIAIGQIAKRYGLYSKITGGQRIDLFGATLDQLPEIWQALVEAGFETGHAYGKSLRTVKSCVGSTWCRYGVQDSTGLAVKLEHRYKGLRAPHKIKMAVSGCTRECAEAQSKDVGVIATDKGWNLYLCGNGGMKPRHADLFASDLDEETLIRTVDRFLMFYIRTADRLQRTSTWMDNLEGGLDYLREVILDDSLGIAQELEQEMARVVETYQCEWQTTLNDPNRLALFRTAVNGPATEESKRWQEICGLDEIPEQAGIGARLGRKPIALFRFGKAVYALDDREPGSDANVLSRGILGDAAGEPVVISPLYKQRIRLRDGCQVDNGEPAVRAWPVKIENGKVWVGNDALLVRAEAS; translated from the coding sequence ATGCGACTGGTCATTATCGGCAATGGAATGGCAGCGACACGGCTGATTGCCTCGCTGACCGGGCGTGTGCCTGGCCGCTTCGCGATCACCGTGTTGGGTGAGGAGCCTGAGCATGCGTACAACCGCATCCAGCTTTCGCCGGTGCTGGGTGGGGAAAAACGCCCGGAACAGATCCGCCTGCAGGACGATGCCTGGTACCGCGAGCGCGGCGTCACGGTTCTCAGGGGGCAAAAGGTGCTCGCCGTGGACGTGGTGAAACGGGAAATCCGTACCGCGCGGACCACGCTGGCGTGGGATGAACTGGTCTTCGCCACCGGGTCGATACCGTTCGTGCCACCGATCCCCGGGTGCGATGCGCCACACGTCTTTACCTTCCGCCGCCTTGAGGATACGCGAGCCATTGCGCAGATCCCGGGGCCAGCGGTGGTGTTGGGTGGTGGCGTGCTGGGTGTTGAGACGGCAGCGGCGCTGGCACAGACTTGTGACAACGTCACGCTGGTGCATCGCGGACCGTGGTTGATGGAACAACAGCTGGATCGGCAGGCGGGGCTGTTGCTGGAGGCGGCGCTGGCGGAGCGCGGTGTGCGCTGCGAACTGTCGTCCGGGATCGCGGCAATCGCGCCAGATTCAGTAACGCTGCTCAACGGACGCCAGGTTAGCGCCGCGCGCGTGGTGCTGGCTACCGGCGTACAGCCCAACATCGCCCTGGCAAGCGCCAGCGGTATTCACTGCGCCCGCGGCATTGTGGTCAACCCGCAGATGCAGACCTCCGTTCCGGCTATCAGCGCCATCGGGGAGTGCTGCGAAATCGACGGTCAGACGTTTGGCCTGGTTGCCCCCTGTCTGGCACAGGCGGACATTCTCGCCGCCCGACTGGCAGGGGACGCCCCCGCGCCATTTGCCCTTACCGACGGTGGGATGCGCCTTAAGGTCACCGGCGTGGAGCTCTTCAGCGTCGGGCGCGTAACGGCGCAACCGGAGGATACGGTCTGGGACGCGTGGGATCCGCTGACCCGTCACTACCGTCGCTTACTGATCCATCGCGGTGCGCTGGCGGGCGTACTGCTGATGGGCGATTGCCGCAGCGCGGCAACATTTACCGATTTACTGGCAACGGCTGCGCCCGCACACGTGGACTGGCTGTTCGATCGATTCTCTACGACGCAACCGCAGGTTGCAGGACAGAACGCTATGACAAAACCTACTCTGGTGGTGGTTGGGCACGGTATGGTCGGCCACCATTTTCTTGAAGACTGCGTAAACCGCAATCTGCATCAGCAATACCAGATTGTCGTCTTTGGCGAAGAGCCTTATGCCGCTTACGACCGCGTACATCTCTCAGAGTATTTTGGCGGCCGCAGCGCGGAGTCCCTCTCGCTGGTGGAGGGCGATTTCTTTGCCAGACACGGCATAGAGTTGCGTCTGTCGCAGCAGATCGTCGCCATCGATCGCGATACGCACGTGGTGCGTACCGCCAGCGGCCACGAAACCCACTGGGACAAACTGGTGCTGGCGACCGGCTCGTATCCGTTTGTTCCGCCAGTGCCGGGTAACACGCTGCCGGGCTGCTTTGTCTACCGCACGCTGGACGATCTCGATAACATTGCCGCGCATGCGAAGGGATCCCGACGCGGGGTGGTCATTGGCGGTGGCCTGCTCGGGCTGGAGGCGGCCAATGCCCTCAAACAGCTGGGGCTTGAAACCCACGTGGTGGAATTCGCACCCAATCTGATGGCGGTACAGCTCGACAACGACGGCGCGGCAATGCTGCGTAAAAAAATTGAAGCGCTCGGCGTCGGGGTTCACACCAGCAAGGCCACCACCGAAATCGCGGCCACCGACGACGGTCTGGTCCTGCGCTTTGCCGACGGTGAACAGCTGGACACCGATATGGTGGTCTTCTCTGCCGGGATCCGCCCGCAGGATGCGCTGGCACGCAGCAGCGGTCTGGTGACGGGCGAGCGCGGCGGGATCTGCATTGATACCGCCTGCCAGACCTCAGATAAGGACATCTTCGCCATCGGAGAATGTGCGCTGTGGGAAGGCAAAATCTTCGGTCTGGTGGCGCCGGGTTACCAGATGGCACGCGTGGTGGCGGCCACGCTGGCGGGTGAGGAGAAATCCTTCACCGGCGCGGATATGAGCACCAAGCTTAAGCTGCTGGGCGTGGACGTGGCTTCGTTTGGGGATGCCCATGGCCGTACGCCGGGGGCATTGAGCTACCAGTGGACCCACGGCCCGCAGCAAATCTATAAAAAAATTGTCGTCAGCCATGACAACAAAACGCTGCTCGGCGGCGTGCTGGTGGGGGATGCCAGCGAATACGCCACGCTGGTGCAGATGATGCTTAACGGAATCAACCTGCCGAAAGAGCCTGAAACGCTCATCTTGCCAGCCTTCTCCGGTAGCGCGCCAAAAGCGCTGGGGGTGGCGGCGTTGCCGGAAAGCGCGCAGATCTGCTCCTGTCATAACGTCAGCAAAGGCGATATCTGCCAGGCAGTGAGCGCCGGTGCGACGGACATCGGCGCCATCAAGCAGTGCACCAAAGCGGCGACCGGCTGCGGTGGGTGCAGTGCGCTGGTGAAACAGGTGATGGAGTTCCAGCTGGCTGAGCAGGGCGTGGAGGTGAAAAAAGATATCTGTGAGCACTTCCCGTACTCACGTCAGGAGATATATCACCTGGTGCGGGTCAACCATATTCGTACCTTCGACCAGCTGATTAGCCGCTACGGCCAGGGGCACGGCTGTGAGATCTGTAAACCGCTGGTGGGGTCAGTGCTGGCCTCCTGCTGGAACGAATACCTGCTGAAACCGGCGCATTTGCCGCTGCAGGACACCAACGACCGCTACTTTGCCAATATTCAGAAGGACGGCACGTACTCCATCGTGCCGCGTATGCCCGCCGGGGAAGTAACGGCCGACGGGCTGATTGCTATCGGGCAGATCGCAAAGCGCTACGGGCTGTACAGCAAGATCACCGGCGGGCAGCGTATTGACCTGTTTGGAGCCACGCTCGACCAGTTGCCGGAGATCTGGCAGGCGCTGGTGGAGGCCGGGTTTGAAACCGGGCATGCGTACGGTAAATCCCTGCGTACCGTGAAATCCTGCGTCGGGTCAACCTGGTGTCGCTATGGCGTGCAGGACTCCACCGGCCTTGCGGTCAAACTGGAGCACCGTTACAAGGGGCTGCGCGCGCCGCACAAAATCAAAATGGCGGTGTCCGGCTGTACCCGCGAGTGTGCCGAGGCGCAAAGCAAAGATGTCGGCGTGATCGCCACGGACAAGGGCTGGAATCTCTATCTGTGCGGCAACGGCGGCATGAAGCCGCGACATGCGGATCTCTTCGCCAGCGATCTGGATGAAGAGACGCTGATCCGTACCGTCGACCGTTTTCTGATGTTCTACATTCGCACGGCGGATCGCCTGCAGCGGACCAGCACCTGGATGGACAACCTTGAAGGCGGTCTCGACTATCTGCGGGAGGTGATCCTCGATGACAGTCTCGGCATTGCGCAGGAGCTGGAGCAGGAGATGGCCCGTGTGGTGGAAACGTATCAGTGTGAATGGCAGACCACGCTTAACGATCCGAACCGTCTGGCGCTGTTCCGCACGGCGGTGAACGGTCCGGCGACGGAAGAGAGCAAACGCTGGCAGGAAATTTGCGGTCTGGATGAGATCCCGGAGCAGGCGGGGATCGGCGCCCGGCTGGGGCGTAAGCCGATCGCGCTGTTCCGCTTTGGCAAAGCGGTCTATGCCCTTGACGATCGGGAGCCAGGCAGCGATGCGAACGTGCTGTCACGCGGTATTCTTGGCGATGCGGCGGGTGAGCCGGTGGTTATCTCGCCGCTCTATAAACAGCGTATTCGCCTGCGCGACGGCTGCCAGGTGGATAACGGTGAGCCTGCGGTGCGCGCCTGGCCGGTGAAAATTGAAAACGGCAAGGTGTGGGTGGGGAACGACGCGTTGCTGGTCCGTGCGGAGGCATCATGA
- a CDS encoding nitrate reductase produces MNETRTTCPYCGVGCGVVARVEGDKVTVRGDERHPASFGRLCVKGAALGETTGLQGRLLHPVVDGLEVEWSQALSAAGERLRAIIDTWGPQAVAFYASGQLLTEDYYAANKLMKGFIGAANIDTNSRLCMSSAVAGYKRAFGEDVVPCSYEDVENSDLVVLVGSNAAWTHPVLYQRLVQARQNNPQMKVVVIDPRKTATCDIADLHLALAPGSDAGLFVGLLNLIQGTDDWPIARVAGFCGLDAQEIATFYDWFLTAPRAITLYTMGINQSSSGSDKCNAIINVHLASGKFARQGCGPFSLTGQPNAMGGREVGGLANQLAAHMNFEPDDLSRVARFWGTERLAQTPGLMAVELFDAIARGEVKAVWIMGTNPAVSLPDSHAVCQALANCPLVIVSEVMQETDTSRYAHIRFPALGWGEKNGTVTNSERRISRQRAFLAAPGQAKPDWWIVAQVAKQLGYGEAFAWEHPQEIFCEHAALSAFENDGARAFNLHALAGLTREAWDQLEPYQWAAGDFPHRNMVPVDPRLHGAAPDALYPLLLNTGRIRDQWHTMTRTGYVPGLMQHISEPCVEICAADAARFALCDGQLARISSPRGVMVARVRINDGQREGEVFAPMHWNAQFARQGKVNTLVEGRCDPQSGQPESKQTAVRIMPWQPEWQGELYARVLPELPPSVHWWRKASRLTVAGDEPLMPWVKTYAEQQGWQLQLARTDARSSVLAWHHGELMLGFWEGTTLPALAHATIEEAFRRAPETHAERHALLNGASAGERVDPGRIICSCYCVGENAIREAIVGGCGSVAELGAKLRCGTNCGSCVPELKGLFG; encoded by the coding sequence ATGAATGAAACCCGAACAACCTGCCCGTACTGCGGCGTCGGTTGCGGCGTGGTGGCCCGGGTTGAGGGCGACAAGGTCACGGTGCGCGGCGATGAACGCCATCCCGCCAGTTTTGGACGGCTGTGTGTCAAAGGCGCGGCGTTAGGTGAAACCACGGGCCTGCAGGGGCGGCTATTGCACCCGGTGGTGGACGGGCTGGAGGTGGAGTGGTCGCAGGCGTTAAGCGCGGCCGGCGAGCGGTTACGGGCGATTATCGACACCTGGGGGCCGCAGGCGGTGGCGTTTTACGCCTCCGGCCAGCTACTCACCGAGGATTACTACGCTGCCAATAAGCTGATGAAAGGGTTTATCGGCGCGGCGAACATCGATACCAACTCGCGGCTCTGCATGTCGTCGGCAGTAGCAGGCTATAAGCGCGCATTTGGCGAAGATGTGGTGCCGTGCAGCTATGAGGACGTGGAGAACAGCGATCTGGTGGTGCTGGTGGGTTCAAACGCGGCATGGACGCATCCGGTGCTTTATCAGCGGCTGGTTCAGGCGCGGCAAAACAATCCGCAAATGAAAGTGGTGGTGATCGATCCGCGTAAAACCGCCACCTGTGATATCGCCGACCTGCATCTGGCGCTCGCGCCCGGCAGTGACGCCGGGCTGTTTGTCGGTTTGCTCAACCTGATTCAGGGAACTGACGACTGGCCGATTGCCCGCGTGGCCGGGTTTTGTGGTCTCGATGCACAGGAAATTGCCACATTTTACGACTGGTTCCTTACGGCGCCGCGTGCCATTACGCTCTACACCATGGGGATCAACCAGTCTTCCAGCGGCAGCGACAAGTGCAATGCCATCATTAACGTTCATCTTGCCAGCGGGAAATTTGCCCGTCAGGGCTGCGGGCCGTTTTCGCTGACCGGCCAGCCAAACGCGATGGGGGGACGGGAAGTAGGGGGCCTCGCGAATCAGCTGGCGGCGCACATGAACTTCGAGCCGGACGATCTCTCGCGGGTGGCGCGCTTCTGGGGGACAGAACGGCTGGCGCAAACCCCAGGCCTGATGGCAGTAGAGCTGTTTGACGCCATTGCCCGTGGTGAGGTAAAGGCGGTATGGATCATGGGCACCAATCCGGCTGTCTCGCTGCCGGACAGTCATGCGGTATGCCAGGCGCTGGCGAATTGCCCGCTGGTCATTGTTTCTGAGGTAATGCAGGAGACCGACACCAGCCGCTACGCCCATATCCGTTTTCCGGCGCTGGGCTGGGGAGAGAAAAACGGTACGGTCACCAACTCCGAACGGCGGATCTCGCGCCAGCGCGCCTTTCTGGCTGCCCCGGGCCAGGCAAAACCGGACTGGTGGATAGTTGCGCAGGTGGCGAAACAGCTGGGCTATGGTGAGGCCTTTGCCTGGGAACATCCGCAGGAGATTTTTTGTGAACATGCGGCGCTGTCGGCGTTTGAGAATGACGGGGCACGGGCGTTTAATCTGCATGCGCTGGCGGGACTTACCCGTGAGGCGTGGGATCAGCTTGAGCCTTATCAGTGGGCGGCGGGCGATTTTCCCCACCGGAATATGGTGCCCGTTGACCCGCGTCTGCACGGCGCGGCGCCAGATGCGCTATACCCGTTGCTGCTGAATACCGGACGCATCCGCGATCAATGGCATACCATGACCCGTACGGGATATGTTCCCGGGCTGATGCAGCATATCTCTGAGCCCTGCGTTGAGATCTGCGCCGCAGATGCCGCGCGTTTCGCCCTTTGCGACGGGCAACTGGCGCGGATCAGCTCTCCGCGTGGAGTGATGGTGGCCAGAGTACGTATCAACGATGGACAAAGGGAGGGGGAAGTATTCGCGCCCATGCACTGGAATGCGCAGTTTGCCCGTCAGGGAAAGGTCAATACGCTGGTGGAAGGGCGCTGCGATCCGCAGTCCGGCCAGCCGGAAAGTAAACAGACCGCCGTCAGGATCATGCCATGGCAGCCTGAATGGCAGGGAGAGCTGTATGCCCGTGTGCTGCCGGAACTGCCGCCTTCGGTACACTGGTGGCGCAAAGCCTCGCGCCTGACGGTGGCGGGTGACGAACCGTTGATGCCGTGGGTGAAGACGTATGCTGAACAGCAGGGCTGGCAGCTGCAACTTGCCCGAACGGATGCGCGCAGCAGCGTGCTGGCGTGGCATCACGGCGAACTGATGCTCGGCTTCTGGGAGGGCACTACGTTGCCAGCGCTGGCGCATGCGACTATTGAAGAGGCTTTTCGTCGGGCTCCTGAGACGCATGCGGAGCGACATGCGCTCCTGAACGGCGCGAGTGCGGGGGAGAGGGTCGATCCGGGACGCATAATCTGCAGCTGTTACTGCGTCGGGGAAAATGCGATACGGGAGGCGATTGTCGGCGGGTGCGGCTCCGTCGCAGAGTTGGGGGCGAAACTACGGTGTGGCACCAACTGCGGCTCCTGCGTGCCGGAACTGAAAGGGCTGTTTGGATAA
- a CDS encoding YchO/YchP family invasin, whose protein sequence is MAVSSRIRFLLLLPLLTAGAVHGAPNSFMHQAENPFDNNGDSLPDLGMATPTDEGEKHLAEMAKAFGEASMTDNGLTTGEQARQFAFGQVRDAVSGEVNQQIESLLSPWGNASVNLLVDDDGNFNGSSGSWFIPWNDNNRYLSWSQLGLTQQSDGLVSNAGIGQRWVAGKWLLGYNTFYDNLLDENLQRAGLGAEAWGENLRLSANYYQPFASWRDSSDVQEQRMARGYDVTAKAWLPWFHHFNTSVSFEQYFGDNVDLFNSGTGYHNPVAVNLGLNYTPVPLVTLTAAHKQGESGVSQNNLGLKLNYRFGVPLSKQLSASEVAATRSLRGSRYDSPERDNLPVMEFRQRKTLSVWLATPPWDLKGGETVMLKLQVRSTHGIRQIHWQGDTQALSLTSPANSHSSEGWSVIMPAWDDSEGAKNRWHLSAVVEDEKGQRVSSNEITLTVVQPLVALPDDDPRWKLLPDE, encoded by the coding sequence ATGGCTGTATCGTCCCGCATTCGCTTTCTGTTATTACTCCCACTTCTTACGGCGGGTGCCGTTCACGGTGCCCCGAATTCCTTTATGCATCAGGCAGAAAACCCCTTTGATAACAACGGGGACAGTTTGCCCGATCTCGGCATGGCGACGCCAACAGACGAGGGGGAAAAGCACCTGGCCGAAATGGCAAAAGCCTTTGGCGAAGCCAGTATGACCGATAACGGCCTCACCACCGGTGAGCAGGCGCGTCAGTTCGCGTTTGGTCAGGTGCGTGACGCAGTGAGCGGCGAGGTGAATCAGCAGATTGAGTCCTTGCTCTCGCCGTGGGGCAACGCCAGCGTCAATTTACTGGTGGATGACGACGGGAACTTTAACGGCAGCAGCGGGAGCTGGTTCATCCCCTGGAATGATAACAACCGTTACCTGAGCTGGAGCCAGCTGGGGCTGACGCAGCAGAGTGACGGCCTGGTGAGCAATGCCGGCATCGGTCAGCGCTGGGTCGCCGGAAAATGGCTGCTCGGCTATAACACCTTTTACGACAACCTGCTGGATGAAAACCTGCAGCGTGCCGGGCTTGGCGCAGAAGCGTGGGGCGAGAATCTGCGTCTGTCGGCCAATTACTACCAGCCTTTTGCCAGCTGGCGCGACAGTTCCGACGTGCAGGAGCAGCGCATGGCGCGCGGCTATGACGTGACCGCGAAAGCCTGGCTTCCCTGGTTTCACCACTTCAACACCAGCGTTAGCTTCGAGCAATATTTTGGTGACAACGTCGACCTGTTCAACAGCGGAACCGGCTATCACAACCCGGTCGCGGTCAACCTGGGACTCAACTATACCCCGGTGCCACTGGTCACCCTGACCGCGGCGCATAAGCAAGGCGAGAGTGGGGTGAGTCAGAACAACCTTGGGCTTAAGCTCAACTATCGCTTTGGCGTGCCGCTTTCAAAGCAACTTTCCGCCAGCGAAGTCGCCGCCACCCGTTCTCTGCGCGGCAGTCGCTATGACTCGCCGGAGCGGGATAATCTACCGGTGATGGAGTTCCGCCAGCGCAAAACGCTCTCTGTCTGGCTGGCGACCCCGCCGTGGGATCTGAAAGGGGGCGAGACCGTGATGCTCAAGCTTCAGGTGCGCAGCACGCACGGTATCCGCCAGATCCACTGGCAGGGCGATACCCAGGCACTGAGCCTGACCTCGCCGGCCAACAGTCACAGCAGCGAGGGCTGGAGCGTGATTATGCCTGCCTGGGATGACAGTGAAGGGGCGAAAAACCGCTGGCACCTGTCGGCGGTGGTTGAAGATGAAAAAGGGCAGCGCGTCTCATCCAATGAGATCACGCTGACGGTGGTGCAGCCGCTTGTCGCGTTGCCTGACGATGACCCGCGGTGGAAGTTGCTGCCGGATGAGTAA
- the narL gene encoding two-component system response regulator NarL: MTNQEPASILLIDDHPMLRTGVKQLVSMAPDITVVGEASNGEQGIELAESLDPDLILLDLNMPGMNGLETLDKLREKSLSGRVVVFSVSNHEEDVVTALKRGADGYLLKDMEPEDLLKALQQAAAGEMVLSEALTPVLAASLRANRATSDRDVSQLTPRERDILKLIAQGLPNKMIARRLDITESTVKVHVKHMLKKMKLKSRVEAAVWVHQERIF, translated from the coding sequence TGACGACCATCCGATGCTGCGTACTGGCGTAAAACAGCTGGTCAGCATGGCACCTGATATCACCGTCGTTGGTGAAGCCAGCAACGGTGAACAGGGCATTGAGCTTGCCGAATCGCTTGATCCTGATTTGATCCTGCTCGATCTGAACATGCCAGGCATGAACGGTCTGGAGACGCTCGATAAGCTTCGCGAAAAATCGCTGTCCGGACGCGTGGTGGTGTTCAGCGTCTCAAACCATGAAGAGGACGTGGTCACAGCGCTAAAACGCGGTGCAGACGGCTACCTGCTGAAAGACATGGAGCCGGAAGATCTGCTCAAGGCCCTGCAACAGGCTGCCGCAGGCGAAATGGTACTCAGCGAGGCGTTAACCCCGGTGCTGGCCGCCAGCCTGCGGGCAAACCGCGCCACCTCCGATCGCGATGTCAGCCAGTTAACCCCGCGCGAGCGCGATATTCTGAAGCTGATTGCCCAGGGTCTGCCGAACAAAATGATCGCCCGTCGTCTGGATATCACCGAAAGCACGGTCAAGGTGCATGTGAAACATATGCTGAAGAAGATGAAGTTAAAATCCCGTGTTGAAGCCGCCGTATGGGTGCATCAGGAGCGTATTTTCTGA